A region from the Bacillus sp. Marseille-P3661 genome encodes:
- a CDS encoding acyl-CoA dehydrogenase family protein: MILSSKSTVGGGFLVEDVLPETMFTPEDFTDEHVMMADMTEKFIMNDVMAVLGRIEEQQFDQTLLMMRKAGDLGLLGIDVPEEYGGLQLDKISASVITEKIAVSRSFAITYSGQIGIGSLPIVYFGTDEQKKKYLPGIISGEKIGAYALTEPTSGTDALSAKTTAKLSDCGSYYVLNGEKQWITNSAFADIFIVYAKVDGEKFTAFIVEKDYNGLSTGPEEKKMGLKGSSTRSLILEDVKVPVENVLGELGKGHVIAFNILNIGRHKISTQCVGTSKRAIELSVKYAKERKQFGQSISEFNLIKGKIADMAIRTYVNESMVYRTAGLIENAFNESDKSTVNPAKVISEFAVECSINKVFSTEVYDSIIDEALQIHGGYGYMSEYEVETLYRDSRVNRIFEGTNEINRIIIASTLLRKLNLNETEIESKIKSDDLLAQEKEALYTLKAIYKDLSITVQDKFLEKNKEQELMALIADLVIAIYAAESAIIRSIKAVQRNGSEQEEQKLNYTKVYVKETSSKMLLQIINFLPYIGDNQLSASVLRQAEKLMLSSSVDTVSLKRKIADHILAAEEYTS; encoded by the coding sequence ATGATTTTATCATCGAAGTCAACTGTTGGTGGGGGCTTTTTGGTTGAAGACGTATTGCCAGAGACAATGTTTACTCCTGAAGATTTTACAGATGAACATGTAATGATGGCAGATATGACTGAAAAATTTATTATGAATGATGTGATGGCTGTACTAGGCAGAATTGAAGAGCAACAGTTTGATCAAACGTTGTTAATGATGAGGAAAGCGGGCGATCTAGGGTTACTTGGTATAGATGTGCCCGAAGAATATGGTGGATTGCAGCTGGATAAAATAAGCGCGTCTGTTATTACCGAGAAAATTGCGGTATCGCGATCTTTTGCAATTACATACAGTGGTCAAATTGGGATTGGTTCACTTCCGATTGTCTACTTTGGTACAGATGAACAAAAGAAAAAGTATTTACCTGGTATTATTAGCGGAGAAAAAATAGGAGCATATGCATTAACTGAACCTACGTCTGGCACAGATGCGCTAAGCGCAAAAACAACAGCAAAGCTTTCTGATTGTGGCTCATATTATGTTTTAAATGGAGAAAAGCAATGGATCACCAATTCGGCATTTGCAGATATCTTCATTGTTTATGCAAAAGTGGATGGTGAAAAATTTACTGCTTTTATTGTAGAAAAGGATTATAATGGATTATCAACAGGTCCTGAAGAAAAGAAGATGGGATTAAAGGGTTCTTCAACTCGTTCACTTATCTTAGAAGATGTGAAGGTTCCTGTAGAAAATGTATTAGGAGAACTAGGCAAAGGGCATGTCATCGCCTTTAATATATTAAATATTGGCAGACATAAAATTTCTACACAATGCGTTGGAACATCAAAACGAGCTATTGAGCTTTCAGTAAAATATGCAAAAGAAAGAAAGCAATTTGGTCAATCAATAAGTGAGTTTAACTTAATTAAAGGTAAAATCGCAGACATGGCTATTCGTACTTATGTTAATGAAAGTATGGTATACAGAACTGCAGGATTAATTGAGAACGCCTTTAATGAATCTGATAAATCTACTGTTAATCCTGCTAAAGTTATCAGTGAATTTGCTGTAGAATGTTCTATTAATAAAGTTTTTTCAACTGAAGTCTATGATTCGATAATCGATGAAGCTTTGCAAATTCATGGTGGATACGGTTATATGTCAGAATATGAAGTGGAAACACTTTATCGTGATTCTAGGGTTAACCGTATTTTTGAAGGTACAAACGAAATTAACCGAATTATCATTGCGTCAACTTTACTTAGAAAACTAAATCTAAATGAAACTGAAATCGAATCGAAAATTAAAAGTGATGATTTACTTGCTCAGGAAAAAGAAGCACTTTATACGTTAAAGGCTATTTACAAAGATTTGTCTATAACAGTGCAAGATAAATTCTTAGAGAAAAACAAAGAGCAAGAGTTGATGGCATTAATTGCAGACTTGGTTATTGCGATCTATGCAGCAGAAAGTGCAATTATACGATCAATTAAAGCAGTTCAACGAAACGGAAGTGAGCAAGAAGAACAAAAGCTTAACTATACGAAGGTTTATGTTAAGGAAACGTCCTCAAAGATGTTACTACAGATCATAAACTTTTTACCTTATATTGGTGACAATCAGTTGAGCGCATCTGTTCTTCGACAAGCTGAGAAATTGATGCTGAGTTCATCAGTTGATACTGTTTCATTAAAAAGAAAAATTGCTGATCATATTCTTGCAGCAGAGGAATATACTTCATAA